Genomic window (Alteromonas pelagimontana):
GCAGAATAGGCGCTTTTGCGAGCCGGGCAATGCGTAAAAAGCCGCTATTCCATGTGGTGTCGCGCACGCCTTGCGGACGTAGACGAGAAACTTCACCGGCGGGAAATATTAGTAAAGCGCCTTCAAGATGGAGGTGGCGTTGAATTGCCTCAAGATGCTGTTTGGGTGTACCGCCTTGCATATTGTTGACGGGCAACAGTATATTTTGCAAAGGTTCAATTGCCATGAGCATTTGATTTGCCACCACTTTGATGTCGCTGCGCACTTCGCTAATAAGCTTAATAAGCGCAAGACCATCAAGGGAACCGATGGGATGATTGGCAATAATGACGACACGTCCCGCACTGGGAATGCGCTCCTTTTCCACGTCTCGTGTAGAATAGCTAACGGTGAAATATTCAAGAACCTGTTCTACGAAATCAATGTCTTTGTAATGCGGGTAAGCGTCTTTGAATTCGTTCATTTCCCGCTCGTGCAACAAGTGGCGCAGGACAAAAGACAAAGATTTGAAAAGAACAGGGTTATTGCTTACCTGTGGATAATGCTTATTGAGAACTTCATCGACTGTGAACATAATCTTTCCCGGCTTTTTGCGCACTGTATCAACTGAACATGACGCTTTTTGCACAATCTTGCTTCACTTATTTGACAATGTACGCGGGGAACTGACTGTTGCTAAGGAACGTGGAATGGTGATGGGCTGTTGCTGACACAGCAGTAGTACCGGAAAGCAGATATAAAAAAAGCGCCGAAGGGCGCTTTTTTAAATGTTGCTAAATAAAACTTAGCCTAGTGCTTTAATTTGTGCAGCTAGACGGCTCTTATGGCGAGCAGCTTTATTCTTGTGAATCAAACCTTTGGTAGCCATTCTGTCAAGGATCGGCGTAGCAGTAGCAAGTGCAGCTTGAGCACCTTCTTTATCGCCATTAGCGATTGCTGCTACTACTTTTTTGAGACTTGTACGAGTCATGGAGCGACGGCTGGCATTATGCTGACGACGCTTTTCGGCCTGAATTGCACGTTTCTTAGCAGATTTAATGTTAGCCAAGGTGTAACTCCGAAATAAAATTCATGTCAAAAACGAGGGTGCGGATTTTGCCTACCAATCGCTTAATTGTCAAACTGTTTTAGCAACTAAGACAGACTCAATAGGAAAAGACACTCTGTTCACGCGGCGCGCATTATAGCAGTACTTTTCGGGAATATCACCCGAGTTTTTATCTAAAATTAAATACAGTCCTAATTATGCATCGGTTTTAGCTAAAAACTTCTGCGTTGAGTTATTTCCCCGCTATCGCCATTCCGCTATGATGTCGGTCCGCTAATTTACGCGCTAATCAAGAGGTATTGTGTCAGGGAAGCTATTAAAGTCAGGGCTAATTGTCAGCGTCATGACCTTGTTATCCAGAGTGTTGGGCCTGGCACGGGACGTCGTCGTTGCTCGACTGATGGGCGATGGGGCTGCTGCTGATGTTTTCTTTTTTGCCAACAAGATTCCCAATTTTTTGCGCCGGCTATTTGCTGAAGGTGCGTTTGCTCAAGCTTTCATTCCTGTACTAACGGAAGTGCACCATGAAAACGATAAGGCGCAGCTGCGGGAATTCGTCGCGAAAGTATCCGGAACATTGGGCGCTATAGTGTTTGTTGTGGCTTTAGTGGGAGTAATCGCCTCACCTGTGCTGGCTGCTTTATTTGGCATGGGATGGTTTATTGATTGGTGGAACGGCGAAGAGGCGGGTGATAAATTTCTGCTAGCCTCTACCATGCTCAAAATTACCTTTCCCTATCTGGCATTTATTTCGCTTACCGGATTAGCGGGCGCAATTCTCAACACTCTTAATAAGTTTGCGGTAGCGGCATTCACCCCAGTGCTGCTAAATATCTGTATTATTATTCTTGCTGTGTATCTGGCTCCCCATTTGGCGCAACCGGCTTTTGCCCTTGCCTGGGGCGTATTCATAGGGGGAATCGTTCAGCTAACTTTTCAATTGCCATTTTTATATCAGGCTGGACTGCTGGTAAAACCTAAGTGGGGCTGGCACGACCCTGGAGTCGTTAAAGTAAGAAAGCTCATGATACCCGCGCTTTTTGGCGTGTCAGTAGGGCAAATTAATCTGCTGCTTGATACCTTTATTGCCAGTTTTTTAATGACGGGTTCGATTAGCTGGCTTTACTATTCCGATCGTTTATTAGAATTTCCTCTTGGGCTATTTGGCATTGCCATAGCAACGGTGATATTGCCTACGTTATCGCGGAATCATGTGGCGAAAGATCCTAAAGCCTTCGCCGGTAATATCGATTGGTCGGTACGTATGGTGTGCTTTCTTGGTTTACCCGCGGCTGTTGGGCTTGCAGTGATGGCCGAACCTATTCTTACTGTCATTTTCCAGCGCGGGGCGTTTACGCCAGAAACCGCTCGAATGTCTTCTTACTCCTTGACGGCATATGCTTTTGGTTTGCTCAGCTTTATGCTGGTAAAGGTGCTGGCGCCGGGGTTTTACTCTCGTCAGGATCTGAAAACGCCAGTGAAATATGGTATCTGGTGTATGATAGCCAATATGGTTTTCAATCTGATATTTGCCATTCCGTATGGCTATATCGGGTTGGCTATTGCCACCAGTCTGTCTGCCACCATGAATGCAGGATTACTGTATTTAACATTACACCGGGTCGGGGTGTTTAGAGTCAGTCGCGAAACATTTTGGTTCTTAATCCGGATTATCGCAGGCAGTACGGTGATGGGGGCGGTGATACTATGGCTGGACAAAGGCGATAGTTTTTATTTACTGTCGTTGCTGGAACAGATTAAACATGTGGTGCTGACCATCGGCCTTGCCGTAGTTACCTTCATTGCGACGTTACTTATTCTGGGAATTCGCCCCCGGCATTTCAGGGCTATTGGCGGATAAAGCGGGATGAACAATTGGTATTACGGAACGGGTCGTTTATAATCGCGTGTTTTGTGATGTAGCGAACGAAAAAAGGCAGCGTTCAACAGTGGAATTAATTCGGGGGCTTCACAACCTACGCCCGCACCACCGCGGATGTGTACTGACTATCGGTAAGTTTGATGGTGTACATAAAGGGCACCAGGCGGTATTAGCCAGTGTCATTGAAAAAGCAAGAGCCCTGTCGTTGCCCGCCACAGTCATGGTTTTTGAGCCGCAACCAGAAGAAGTTTTCAGCCCGGAAACCGCACCGGCCAGACTGAGCACTTTGCGTGAAAAATACGTTCAGTTAA
Coding sequences:
- the rpsT gene encoding 30S ribosomal protein S20, which produces MANIKSAKKRAIQAEKRRQHNASRRSMTRTSLKKVVAAIANGDKEGAQAALATATPILDRMATKGLIHKNKAARHKSRLAAQIKALG
- the murJ gene encoding murein biosynthesis integral membrane protein MurJ gives rise to the protein MSGKLLKSGLIVSVMTLLSRVLGLARDVVVARLMGDGAAADVFFFANKIPNFLRRLFAEGAFAQAFIPVLTEVHHENDKAQLREFVAKVSGTLGAIVFVVALVGVIASPVLAALFGMGWFIDWWNGEEAGDKFLLASTMLKITFPYLAFISLTGLAGAILNTLNKFAVAAFTPVLLNICIIILAVYLAPHLAQPAFALAWGVFIGGIVQLTFQLPFLYQAGLLVKPKWGWHDPGVVKVRKLMIPALFGVSVGQINLLLDTFIASFLMTGSISWLYYSDRLLEFPLGLFGIAIATVILPTLSRNHVAKDPKAFAGNIDWSVRMVCFLGLPAAVGLAVMAEPILTVIFQRGAFTPETARMSSYSLTAYAFGLLSFMLVKVLAPGFYSRQDLKTPVKYGIWCMIANMVFNLIFAIPYGYIGLAIATSLSATMNAGLLYLTLHRVGVFRVSRETFWFLIRIIAGSTVMGAVILWLDKGDSFYLLSLLEQIKHVVLTIGLAVVTFIATLLILGIRPRHFRAIGG